The sequence below is a genomic window from Desulfurobacterium atlanticum.
CAGGAGATATGTTTTCCCCTATTTTAAGGAGAATCTCCATAGTAAGAGCAGCTGCATTCCTTAACCTACCTATCTCTTCGGAAGTTTTAATAGGAATCTGTCTTCTCAAAGCTTTAACCATTTACGCCTATTGCCTCTACAATTTTTTGAGTAATCTCATCAATATCACCAACACCATTAATCTCAGCAAGAAGTCCTTTCCCCTTATAGTAATCAATTAAAGGTGCTGTCTGCTTTCTGTAAACCTCAAGACGATTTCTTATTACATCCTCATTATCGTCAGCTCTTCCCCTTGAGAGAAGCCTTTTAACTATCTCTTCATCATCCACATTCAAATAGATAACTTTATCAAGCTCCATATTTATAGAAGAAAGAAGTTCATCAAGAGCTTCAGCCTGAGGAAGGGTTCTTGGAAATCCATCAAGAATAAATCCACTACTTCTAACATCATCCTGAGAAAGTCTCTCTCTTATAATCCCGATAATTACATCGTCAGGGACAAGCTCGCCTCTATCCATATAAGACTTCGCAAGTTTTCCAAGCTCTGTTCCCTCTTTAACTGCAGCCCTTAAAATATCTCCTGTTGCTATATGAGGAACATTGAATTTTTCAGCAATTCTTACTGCCTGAGTTCCCTTCCCAGCACCAGGAGGCCCGAGAAAAACAACTTTTATCATTATGCTCCCCCAAAACCGGTTTTCCTGCGTCTTCTTCTACCAAGAAATCCTTCATACGAAACATTAAGAGCAAAAGCCTCAATCCTTCTTAAAGTATCAAGAGCAACCCCAACAACAATAAGAAGAGCTGTTCCACCAAAATAGAAAGGAAAGTGCATTTTCTGCATGATAAGAAGGGGAATAATCGCTATGGCTGTAAGAAACACAGCACCTGCAAATGTCAACCGGGAAACTATTCTGTCAAGATACTCTACAGTGTCTTTTCCAGCCCTGACTCCTGGAATAAAGCCACCTGCTTTATTAAGGTTCTCAGCAATCTCTTCTGGATTAAAAACAACAGCAGTATAAAAATATGTAAAGAAGAAGATAAGAACACCGTAAATCACCATATATGTAGGTGTTCCAGGTGTTAAAATCTCAGCTATTTTCTGCGCCCATGAAGTGTGAATAAACTTTGTTATTGTAGCCGGAAACATCATAATTGAAGCGGCAAAAATTATGGGAATAACATTTGCAGGATTAAGTTTTATAGGCAGAAAGCTTGTATATGTTCCTCCCACTTGAGGAGCTGAACGTTTAGCATACTGGAGAGGAACCCTTCTCTCTGCCGTCTCTATATAGATAACAAACGCTGTCATTGCAAGAATTATTAACACAATAGCAATAAGCTTAAAAAGGGAAAGTTCTCCAGATTTAAACTGAACAAGAACATTTATAACACCTTTCGGAATACCGCTAACGATACCGGCAAAAATGAGAAGTGACATTCCTTCACCAACACCGTGTTCTGTTATTTTCTCCCCAAGCCACATAAGAAAGGTAGAACCAGCCACAAGAGTCGTAACGCAGACAAAAATAAACGTTAATCCTGGTTCAGGAACAACAGGAAGACCTGATGGACTTTTCATTCCCTGAAGCCCTATCGCAATTCCAAGAGCCTGTATAAATGCAAGGGCAACAGCACCGTATCTCGTATATTGATTTATCTTTTTTCTTCCGTATTCACCTTCCTCTTTTGCAAGCTTCTCAAGAGAAGGAAAAGCCACTGTAAAAAGTTGCATAATGATGGACGCACTGATATACGGCATTACACCAAGGGCAAAAATTGTAAGTTTTGACAAAGCACCCCCGGAAAACGCATCCATAAAACCAAACATAGTACCTTGAGCTCTCTGAAAAAACTCTGAAAGTGCTGCAACATTTATTCCGGGAGTTGGAATGTGAGCTCCAAGCCGAAAAACGGCAAGGAGCGCCAGAGTAAAAAATAACCTTTTTTTCAATTCAGGAACTTCAGAAATATTTCTTATTATTTTTGAAAGGTTCATCTATTACCTCTCTATAATTTCACAAACGCCACCGGCAGCTTCTATCTTCTCTTTTGCAGAACCGGAGAATTTATGAGCTTTCACAGTAAGCTTAACGGTAATTTCACCATCGCCAAGAACTTTAACAGGCTTATTCCTTGCAACAAGCCCTGCTTTTACAAGAAGCTCTGGGGTTACTTCCGTTCCTTCTTCAAACCTATTTAAATCTTTTACGTTAACAACCTCGTACTCTTTCTTAAACGGATAGTTAGAAAAACCTCTCTTTGGAAATCTCATGTAAAGAGGTGTCTGGCCACCTTCAAATCCAGGCCTTGTTCCACCACTCCATCCAGAACGGGCTTTCTGCCCTTTCTGACCTCTACCTGAAGTCTTACCAACTCCAGAACCGTGTCCTCTACCAACTCTCTTTTTCTCTCTAACAGCACCTTCTGCCGGTTTTAAATTATGTAATTTGATATCCATTTCACTCCTCCAGAGGTTCTACTTTTACAAGCTCTCTAACTTTATCTATCATACCTTCAATAGCAGGATTAAGTTCTTTAACTGTACTTTTACCTCTCTTTCTAAGGCCGAGAGCTTCAAGGGTTGCTCTCTTTTTCTTTGACTTGCCAGCAAGCCCTCTAATAAGAGTTATCTTAACTTTTGCCATTGTTACCTCCTGATTATCTCACCTTCTGGCGTAATCTTTCTTCCTGGAAGCTTCCAGCGTTTTCTAAGCTCCTCTGTTGACACACCACGAAGCTCTGCAAACTCCTCAGGAAGTTTGAGCTTTTCAAGTGCTTTAAGGACAGCCCTAACAACAGTATGAGGATTTGTAGAACCGATAACTTTTGTCAAGATATCGGTAATACCTGCAGATTCAAGAACTGCACGAACAGGAGCAGATGCAATAACTCCAGTACCAGGAGCCGCCGGCCTCATTATAATTGTTGACGCACCAAAGCGCTCCTGAATCTCATAAGGTATGGTACCATCAACTACAGGAATTTTTATTAAGTTTTTCTTAGCATCTTCAGTAGCTTTTCTTATAGCATCAGGAACCTCTGATGCTTTTCCCCTACCAAAACCAACAACACCATTACCATCACCAACAACAACAAAAGCTGTAAAACTAAACTTTCTACCACCTGTCACAACCTTTGCGTTTCTATTGATATGAACAAGCCTTTCTTTAAGCTCCAATCCCTCAGGTTTTACCCTCTTAGCCATCAATTACCTCCTTAAAATTCTAAACCACCTTCTCTGGCACCTTCAGCTACAGCCTTAATACGACCGTGGTATATAAAACCACCTCTATCAAATACAACAGCTTTAATACCTTTCTCCTTTGCTCTTTCAGCAATAACCTGACCCACAACTTTTGCAGCTTCTGTCTTAGTTAAACCTTTAACTTTCTCTTTAATCTCTTTCTCAACCGTTGAAGCTGAAACAAGTGTAATACCTTTTGTGTCATCTATTATTTGAGCATGCATATGTTTCAAGCTTTTATATACTGCAAGTCTTGGTCTTTCTGAAGTCCCAAAAACTTTCTTTCTTACTCTTCTATGTTTCCTTAGTATACGTTCCTTTCTTGTCATCTTTGCCATTTTTACCCCTCTTTCATAAGAGATTACTTCTTGGCTG
It includes:
- a CDS encoding adenylate kinase: MKVVFLGPPGAGKGTQAVRIAEKFNVPHIATGDILRAAVKEGTELGKLAKSYMDRGELVPDDVIIGIIRERLSQDDVRSSGFILDGFPRTLPQAEALDELLSSINMELDKVIYLNVDDEEIVKRLLSRGRADDNEDVIRNRLEVYRKQTAPLIDYYKGKGLLAEINGVGDIDEITQKIVEAIGVNG
- the secY gene encoding preprotein translocase subunit SecY, with protein sequence MNLSKIIRNISEVPELKKRLFFTLALLAVFRLGAHIPTPGINVAALSEFFQRAQGTMFGFMDAFSGGALSKLTIFALGVMPYISASIIMQLFTVAFPSLEKLAKEEGEYGRKKINQYTRYGAVALAFIQALGIAIGLQGMKSPSGLPVVPEPGLTFIFVCVTTLVAGSTFLMWLGEKITEHGVGEGMSLLIFAGIVSGIPKGVINVLVQFKSGELSLFKLIAIVLIILAMTAFVIYIETAERRVPLQYAKRSAPQVGGTYTSFLPIKLNPANVIPIIFAASIMMFPATITKFIHTSWAQKIAEILTPGTPTYMVIYGVLIFFFTYFYTAVVFNPEEIAENLNKAGGFIPGVRAGKDTVEYLDRIVSRLTFAGAVFLTAIAIIPLLIMQKMHFPFYFGGTALLIVVGVALDTLRRIEAFALNVSYEGFLGRRRRRKTGFGGA
- the rpsE gene encoding 30S ribosomal protein S5; amino-acid sequence: MAKRVKPEGLELKERLVHINRNAKVVTGGRKFSFTAFVVVGDGNGVVGFGRGKASEVPDAIRKATEDAKKNLIKIPVVDGTIPYEIQERFGASTIIMRPAAPGTGVIASAPVRAVLESAGITDILTKVIGSTNPHTVVRAVLKALEKLKLPEEFAELRGVSTEELRKRWKLPGRKITPEGEIIRR
- the rplO gene encoding 50S ribosomal protein L15; this encodes MKLHNLKPAEGAVREKKRVGRGHGSGVGKTSGRGQKGQKARSGWSGGTRPGFEGGQTPLYMRFPKRGFSNYPFKKEYEVVNVKDLNRFEEGTEVTPELLVKAGLVARNKPVKVLGDGEITVKLTVKAHKFSGSAKEKIEAAGGVCEIIER
- the rpmD gene encoding 50S ribosomal protein L30, producing the protein MAKVKITLIRGLAGKSKKKRATLEALGLRKRGKSTVKELNPAIEGMIDKVRELVKVEPLEE
- the rplR gene encoding 50S ribosomal protein L18, whose protein sequence is MAKMTRKERILRKHRRVRKKVFGTSERPRLAVYKSLKHMHAQIIDDTKGITLVSASTVEKEIKEKVKGLTKTEAAKVVGQVIAERAKEKGIKAVVFDRGGFIYHGRIKAVAEGAREGGLEF